In Methanooceanicella nereidis, a single window of DNA contains:
- a CDS encoding valine--tRNA ligase, translated as MRELAKKYDPKEIEPGIQKFWEDEKVFKFDPNSEKPTYSIDTPPPTLSGYIHMGHVMSYSQAEFVARYQRMLGKNVFYPMGFDDNGLPTERFVEKKYKVNIKDIGREEFVKLCLKETEIGGANYRNVWTKLGISVDWDLLYSTINKRCQRISQRSFIDLYKQKRMERRNEPAIWCPLCQTSLAQADVEDSDEKRSFLNTIKFKAADTGEDLLIATSRPELISSCVALIVNPEDERYKKLIGRKAITPIFNAEVPVIADRKVEIDFGTGLVMVCTFGDKTDIDWWREYDLPLKLSINADGTMNENAANYRGMTLAECRKQIMEDLKGSGLLVEQKPITHVMNVHERCSTPVEYFVTPQWFIRILDLKDKLLEQGAGINWYPEHMKVRYDTWINGLKWDWCISRQRYFGVPFPVWYCKKCGEVTVAEDSQLPVDPMAASPLHPCPKCGSTEFEPEKDVMDTWATSSVTPLINSNWGEPDSIINKIYPMSLRPQAHEIIRTWLFYTVIKSYLHTGTLPWTTVMISGHGLDSNGKAMHKSKGNIIEPLPVVDRFSADALRWWAASAKLGDDLSFKDKEVVYGQKFINKLWNASRFVSMHLKDYKPGDDLPELELIDRWLLTKLNNVIRESTDNFNRYEYSKAKVITEQFFWGDLCDNYLEMVKDRLYKEGSDSSGSREAVLYTLYTTLLSCLKLLGPFTPHVTEEIYQCMFRDSHGALSLHISSWPTPNESWEDADALRLGNMAGVLVSTLRQYKNSNNLAQNSVLKSLKIYSDGLEEDIKLIEPVLKDTMKIGEISYGPVEEADAVSTLGDVQVLMKIER; from the coding sequence ATGAGAGAGTTAGCGAAGAAGTACGACCCGAAGGAAATAGAGCCCGGGATACAGAAGTTCTGGGAAGATGAAAAAGTGTTCAAGTTCGACCCGAATAGCGAAAAGCCGACGTATTCTATCGATACGCCGCCGCCGACGCTGTCGGGATACATTCATATGGGCCATGTAATGTCCTACTCACAGGCAGAGTTCGTGGCCCGCTACCAGCGCATGCTTGGCAAGAACGTTTTCTACCCTATGGGCTTTGACGATAACGGGCTTCCCACGGAAAGGTTCGTAGAGAAAAAGTATAAGGTCAACATTAAGGATATCGGGCGCGAGGAGTTCGTAAAGCTTTGTTTAAAGGAGACGGAGATAGGCGGAGCGAACTACCGTAACGTATGGACGAAGCTCGGCATCTCCGTGGACTGGGACCTTCTCTATTCGACCATTAACAAGCGCTGTCAGCGTATATCCCAGCGCTCTTTCATCGACCTGTATAAGCAAAAGCGCATGGAGCGCCGCAATGAGCCAGCCATATGGTGTCCGCTTTGCCAGACATCCCTTGCGCAGGCAGATGTGGAAGACTCTGACGAAAAGCGCTCTTTCCTTAACACTATAAAGTTCAAAGCCGCCGATACTGGCGAGGATCTTTTGATCGCGACGTCAAGGCCGGAACTCATATCCTCCTGTGTGGCATTGATCGTGAACCCGGAGGACGAGAGGTATAAAAAACTTATCGGCAGAAAGGCGATAACCCCGATATTTAACGCAGAGGTGCCGGTCATAGCCGACAGAAAGGTCGAGATAGACTTCGGTACCGGTCTCGTGATGGTATGTACGTTCGGAGACAAGACCGATATCGACTGGTGGAGAGAATATGACCTTCCGCTAAAACTTTCGATAAACGCGGACGGCACCATGAACGAGAACGCGGCCAATTACAGGGGCATGACTCTTGCAGAGTGCAGAAAGCAGATAATGGAGGACCTTAAGGGATCGGGACTGCTCGTCGAGCAGAAGCCCATCACCCATGTCATGAACGTCCATGAGCGATGCAGCACTCCTGTAGAATATTTTGTCACTCCGCAGTGGTTCATCAGGATACTCGACCTTAAGGATAAGCTGCTCGAGCAGGGTGCCGGCATTAACTGGTATCCGGAGCACATGAAGGTCAGGTATGATACATGGATCAACGGGCTGAAGTGGGACTGGTGCATCTCCAGGCAGCGCTACTTCGGAGTACCGTTCCCGGTATGGTATTGTAAGAAATGCGGCGAAGTGACAGTGGCCGAGGATAGTCAGCTTCCAGTAGACCCGATGGCGGCATCGCCATTACACCCGTGCCCGAAATGCGGCTCTACAGAATTCGAGCCTGAGAAGGACGTTATGGACACATGGGCTACCTCATCGGTGACGCCCCTGATCAATTCAAACTGGGGAGAGCCGGACTCGATCATCAATAAGATCTACCCGATGAGCCTCAGGCCGCAGGCACACGAGATCATCAGGACATGGCTGTTCTACACTGTCATAAAGAGCTATCTGCATACCGGCACGCTGCCCTGGACCACCGTGATGATATCCGGGCACGGGCTGGACTCGAACGGCAAGGCGATGCACAAGTCTAAAGGTAACATTATCGAGCCTCTGCCTGTCGTAGACAGGTTCAGCGCCGACGCGCTGAGATGGTGGGCCGCGTCCGCCAAGCTGGGCGACGACCTGTCCTTCAAGGATAAAGAGGTCGTTTACGGCCAGAAGTTCATAAATAAGCTGTGGAACGCTTCAAGGTTCGTGTCAATGCATCTGAAGGACTACAAGCCGGGCGATGATTTGCCCGAGCTGGAATTGATCGACAGGTGGCTTTTGACCAAGCTCAATAACGTCATACGTGAAAGCACTGACAACTTCAACAGGTACGAGTACAGCAAAGCGAAGGTTATCACTGAACAGTTCTTCTGGGGCGACCTGTGCGACAATTATCTTGAGATGGTCAAAGACAGGCTATACAAGGAAGGGTCTGATAGCTCCGGGTCCCGAGAAGCTGTCCTGTATACGCTTTACACCACTCTGCTCAGCTGCCTGAAGTTGCTGGGGCCGTTCACGCCTCACGTGACAGAAGAGATATACCAGTGCATGTTCAGGGATTCACACGGCGCGTTAAGCCTGCATATCTCCTCGTGGCCGACACCGAACGAGTCATGGGAGGATGCGGACGCGCTAAGGCTGGGTAATATGGCGGGCGTTCTCGTATCGACCTTAAGGCAGTACAAGAACTCCAATAACCTCGCACAAAACTCTGTCCTTAAGAGCCTTAAGATATACAGCGACGGACTTGAAGAGGACATTAAGCTCATCGAGCCCGTATTAAAGGACACCATGAAGATCGGCGAGATCTCGTACGGCCCGGTTGAGGAAGCGGACGCCGTATCTACTCTGGGCGATGTCCAGGTGCTGATGAAGATCGAAAGATGA
- a CDS encoding tetratricopeptide repeat protein, translating into MNVFKNYFDVVFRRPYGDSPDLEDDIRKVRGKLISWTGDETPEIGFKDQHTGKNQLEKDIKNCLISVSLDPKNPDTHYNLGVAYAKAGKLDKAIEEFLKTTRLDGDHIEAHYNIGVLLSKKGLYENAIWEYNKVLRLQPNHYKAHYNLGLLLTNRGLLDYAMQEFEAVERIRHDKAKEHYNRGIKFAKREEYANAIQEFREALRLKPDLYEAHNNIGVILNDQGLVERAIEEYNKALTMAKEDADVHFNLALTYYKKGDLGEAIREFHESSRIRQGFAEAHYCAGLIYMDRGEPDNAVIEFEKAIMNRQDYDMAYYHLAMALEELEINKEAINAYQNFIKYAHDHPDMVRYANSRLNELFKK; encoded by the coding sequence ATGAACGTATTTAAGAATTATTTTGATGTCGTATTCAGGCGACCGTACGGGGATAGTCCGGACCTTGAAGATGACATCCGAAAAGTGCGGGGTAAGCTGATATCATGGACTGGCGATGAAACCCCTGAAATCGGCTTCAAGGATCAACACACAGGTAAGAACCAGCTGGAAAAGGATATAAAAAATTGCCTTATCTCCGTGTCGCTGGACCCAAAGAACCCCGATACGCATTATAATCTGGGCGTAGCCTACGCAAAAGCCGGAAAGCTGGATAAGGCTATAGAAGAGTTCCTCAAGACCACGCGCCTTGACGGGGATCATATCGAAGCCCACTATAACATAGGTGTCCTGCTATCGAAAAAAGGCCTGTATGAGAATGCAATTTGGGAATATAATAAAGTTTTACGCTTACAGCCTAACCATTATAAGGCACACTATAATCTCGGCCTTTTACTGACTAACAGGGGCCTTCTGGATTACGCCATGCAGGAGTTCGAGGCTGTCGAACGTATCAGGCATGATAAGGCTAAAGAACACTATAACAGAGGCATTAAGTTCGCTAAAAGGGAAGAATACGCCAATGCCATACAGGAGTTCAGGGAAGCCTTACGCCTTAAGCCCGACCTCTATGAAGCTCATAATAACATAGGAGTTATCCTTAACGACCAGGGACTGGTCGAGAGGGCTATCGAGGAATATAATAAAGCCCTTACCATGGCAAAGGAAGATGCGGATGTTCATTTTAACCTCGCCCTGACCTATTATAAGAAAGGCGATCTGGGAGAGGCTATACGGGAGTTCCACGAATCGTCGCGCATCAGGCAGGGATTTGCGGAGGCTCACTATTGTGCCGGACTGATCTATATGGACAGAGGCGAGCCGGATAATGCCGTGATCGAGTTTGAAAAGGCCATAATGAACAGGCAGGATTACGATATGGCATATTATCACCTGGCTATGGCGCTGGAGGAGCTTGAGATAAACAAAGAAGCGATAAACGCATACCAAAACTTCATAAAATACGCACATGACCATCCTGATATGGTCAGGTATGCGAATTCCCGGCTAAATGAGCTATTTAAAAAGTAA